The following is a genomic window from Brachionichthys hirsutus isolate HB-005 chromosome 10, CSIRO-AGI_Bhir_v1, whole genome shotgun sequence.
taaaCCGACGTTAAAATGGCCGACTCCCAGCTGAGTTACGATGAGCCCGAGCACCAACGGCTCATTACTCCTCGACGGCCATACCTTCTGGTTAATGACGACAAAACCCTTCTCCCCGTTGGGACAGACGTTGTTCTTCAGAGCGATGATCTTCTGCACACGGTCCTCGATGAACTTCCTCTCTGCCGCCACCAGCTTCTCCCTCTCGTCGGCACTCTTGTAGAAGAAGCCGGAGTTGACCTCGGTCTTTTCGTACTCCAAAGAAACGTTGCACGTCAGCACGTAGGCGTCCTCCACCCTCTTCTTCATGTCCGGGTGTCGGGCACCGTGGTCCAATACCAAACCTTTGATCAGCCTGAGGAGAAAAATTTGGTTTTTTTAGAGAGTTCCAGGTCCCCGGTTCCCTCCAGTTACTATCAGCACATTGAGGGGGATGGGAATCAAAAGCCGGTTCCTCAATGTTTCAATTTCCTTGGAAGCCATTTTTTGCAAACATTTCCCTCATCGATTGCAGTGGGGGCGCAAATGCCATCGCTACGCACCTTTCATAAGTTACGTAAAGTTTGTAGCGACTTCACTCAGGCAGCCAGCAGGTGTCATGGCGACTAGGCAGCAGCAGTAACGCCAACTTATGCACGGCAGTACTACTCGCTCCGATCTACCACTAGCATCTCCTTTCACAGAGGcaggtaagccccccccccccacatcccaaATGAAGATTGACAGGAGAATCATTAAAGAACCAAAACGCTGAACGGAATCAACAAGAATTGGGATGCAGCTACGCTAAATACTCCCGGTCAGAATGAGCCTGAGGACTCACTGTGTATCGCAGTCGGTCTTGTGCCTCATCTCCATGATCTCCACCATGTACAGGTCAATGGGCTCGTTGGGTTTAGCGATGGTTAACACGGCGTCTACGACGGCCTGCAGACAAGCGTGTCACATTAAGCATAGAAAGAAACGCCGGTGACATTCTCTCACTGATAAATATACGGCCACTTGCGAGCAGTCCCAACAGCCGGCTAGCATCCTCATAGGGAAACACAGGGAGTCAAATCGACTGCCACTTTATAGAAATAATAATTCCAGTGTTGAAACGTCTCACCAGAGCAGGAAATGAGTATTTAAACTGGCAACATATTCACACATGCAAAGCATGCATTAGCCGTGGCTAGCCGACTGGCTAACCAACATTACTTTGGGCTAAGGTGGCTCATGAAGGACAGTTTACATCTCCAACTAAAAAACTGGGTTAACAAGGATAAacactaaaaaagaaaatcatttgcCGTCGGTCACAAAACAGAGCCTCAGCTGTGCGACATCTAAACTCGGTtccctcccgtctcacctcCGTCAGCAGGTCAGCGAGCTCTTTGTGGACCTTGGTCCTGAGGGAGGTACGCGCCACATTAATGAGGGTCTCTCTGTCCATTTCCCGAGTCACGTTCACCTCATCAAGAGCGGCCAGGGCTTTCACTTTAGCCGCCTCGAAGCCCTCGGCAATGATTCTTGGATGAAGACCCTGCACCAAGAATCAAAGGGTTAATGACGGCTAGCTCGCCCGGCTCCAGACACCGGGTTCTGATACATCCTGAGGAGATTCACCTCCGACACATAAAGGTCAGCCTGCTTCAGCAGCTCTCCGATGATGAGGACATTGGACGTGGTTCCgtctcctgtgatgtcatcctgcgcCGTGGCAACCTTGGCAATGAGCGATGCCGTCGGGTGCTGAATTTGCTACAATAACGAAAAAATTTATACACATGAATATCAAAGGAAAACTATCATTCTGTTCAGGTATTCAATGCCAGTTCCCAATACTTACAATATTCTGTCCTTCAATAAATTTCATTCCTAAATTACGACTCATCGTGTAATACATGTGGCACATGTTTTCAGGAACACGCGACTGGACGTGAATCGAAACGAATCCACATAATCTAGATTCCGTCGCTATTTGAGAACAATAAAAAGTAAGGCGCCTCCTTACCATCTCATGTAACAAGACATTCCCATCTTTGGTCAGCTTTATGTCTCCTGCACCAGACACCAGCCTGCAGATTCACAGCAGGAGACGGGTTATCGCTGACTAATCAAAGGCTAGTTCTCTACTACCGGTTTGTTGAAAGGgactacagtaaaaaaaaaaaaatagaaatctgcTTTAACTTCGGAAAGTAATCCAAATAAACTGTAACTTATGTTAACGTTTCTATTTAATAACATACACATCCTTTTCTTGCTTCCACTAGTTCACGATAAAGCTACATTTATCATAACTTCGTGATAGTAAATCTTAACAGACTCGTTGGAAGGTTCTACCATCGGGTGTAATCCGCTAGCCGcctgatgctaacatgctaacgttagctaggcTGTTGTCAAAACTGTGACGATGACTGGACAGGACAACGTGAGCTAAGCGAAGTGCGTTACGCGtttagcaaataaataaaacactgaattCGTGCTCTTGACTTCTCACGACTAGATAATGACTTCCCGTCTTCGAATACACGTAAAATACTGTGGAGGCTGAGTATCTCTGAGTACTTCCACCGCGAGGCTTTTACCGGTGAATTGCAGCTATCGTTAGCTAGTTAGCATAGCTAGTTAGCATGGCTAGCTTAGCATGGCTAGCTTAGCACGCGTGCTGCACAAAGCGTTGTCTGCGCTCACATTTTCATGGTTCCCTTCGGTCCCAGGTTACTTCTCAGCACATCCTGGAGCCCCCGGGCGGCACTGATGTTAACCGCCAGAGCAGCCTGGGCCCTGGCGACCTCTGCTTTCGGGTTCAACGCTTTCACTGCAGACATGGCGAGGCGACGCAACCGGCGAAGTTAAAGTATAAAGTAGAGCCGGCAGGGAATCCGTAGCGGCGGTCGGGCGAGAAAGGAAAGTCGTTTCGAGAAGGCTCCAACACGTGTTCTCGTGTTGCATTTACGTAACTAGTCGAGGCTCGGACATTCTAAAATCACAATTTCAACATCGGGATTTGTTTTCAAATACTTTGACGTTCAAGCACGCAAGCAGTTGTCTTCTTTCGTGATTCATCGTTGGATTAGAATGAATCATTTCTGAATTGATAAACATATTATGTCATTCATGTGCATTTAAGGATGCTGAAAATTCCAGGAATAAGAACGCAGCATAAGTCACACCCAAAACGACGCACGGGCTGGTCACGTGCTGCCTTGAGCGTGTAAATCTTTATAGTTATAAATGTCCTATGGGTTTAATTTGGGAAAATCCCCATGGACTAAAGGAAAACTAGTCAGCCactcaaaataaaatggctCTAAAATTCCCAATATCAAGAGGCACAAACCAAGTCCTTGTGGACTGAGCTTCTGCAGCCTCAAAAAGTACTATGTAATATCTGACCAGTTTGGTGAAGTTAGAACGTGCTGTTCAGAAAAGATCCTTTCAGATTCcacttaaaaaaatgttttactgcaAATTCAAAATAACATTAAGGGTTGACGTGTAATAATTACAAAAAGAGACAAATCCTCAATCCCATCATTTCCTGGTTCGAATAAAATGTCGACCAGAATTGTATTGGAAATTCAATGCAGAATTTGCAAATAGATTTATTAAAGCAGTGCAATTTACATTTTACCACACTGAGATGAACTCTTCTCCCATCCACTTGATCATCAACATGAGATCAGAACATCTCTACTCATTTACAGAAACAGGATTAGTCATATCTATGGCTTGGACAATAAGCCTGCTATACCCACAATCTGatcatttaaattttaaaacaATCTCAGAACACACATTCACCTAATTGGCATTCATTTCATGGTACAGGATAGGCCAAACCAGTCAGCGTACAGCAGTGTGCAGATACTGAAAAGTTGGGCCAAAATCATCGAAAATAACACATAATTATTTGAATAAGCTTCTCTCCCTCGACACTgctagaaaagaaagaagagttGAGATGTTACCGTTAATAAAAAGGTTCAAGTCATCAGGGGATAAATGCACAGGGAGACTTCTTCAGAGGGTTCTGCAAACTTTCACCAAGATAAATGGATGCCACTTTCAACTGAGTGGCCAGGAAtataaatcaatcaaacaaaaaaccaacCAATCTAACAATCTGATATGAACAAATCTCTGAAACAGACCATCAGATGAGCTCCTAGGAACCAGGGAAATTTGAAGTCAGATTTTCTGATGGAGTGTATGCAAGGTTAAGTATTGAACA
Proteins encoded in this region:
- the cct6a gene encoding T-complex protein 1 subunit zeta, encoding MSAVKALNPKAEVARAQAALAVNISAARGLQDVLRSNLGPKGTMKMLVSGAGDIKLTKDGNVLLHEMQIQHPTASLIAKVATAQDDITGDGTTSNVLIIGELLKQADLYVSEGLHPRIIAEGFEAAKVKALAALDEVNVTREMDRETLINVARTSLRTKVHKELADLLTEAVVDAVLTIAKPNEPIDLYMVEIMEMRHKTDCDTQLIKGLVLDHGARHPDMKKRVEDAYVLTCNVSLEYEKTEVNSGFFYKSADEREKLVAAERKFIEDRVQKIIALKNNVCPNGEKGFVVINQKGIDPFSLDALAKAGIVALRRAKRRNMERLGLACGGIAMNSVDDLTPDCLGNAGLVYEHTLGEEKYTFIEKCGNPRSVTLLVKGPNKHTLTQIKDAVRDGLRAVKNAIEDGSVVPGAGACEVAMADALVNHKPNVKGRSQLGVQAFADALLIIPKVLAQNSGYDPQETLLKLQTEYRESGQLVGVDLSTGEPMVAGEAGVWDNYSVKKQLLHSCTVIACNILLVDEIMRAGMSSLKG